Proteins encoded in a region of the Anopheles aquasalis chromosome 2, idAnoAquaMG_Q_19, whole genome shotgun sequence genome:
- the LOC126568889 gene encoding uncharacterized protein LOC126568889, whose protein sequence is MKSLFVCLLLALAGQSLAQSQDEFVEYLLEIQYQAEAIHQLMEGTFDNVRFSMSDQLIELNRQLIERMNSALEEIEEIREDTEAFVGESSAPAACVDVAVANWEIEIDWAGQALSRCASEANVQITSRTADVHAALEAAQIASTELQNIVVRGFIDWNAIDYTEQISSIVGAQIEEKYDYFTRITTPAIERALQGVFDLDDNLLPEILTCVNRGVERFSNYGRVIRDTLFFCSQ, encoded by the exons ATGAAGAGCTTGTTcgtgtgcctgctgctggctttggCCGGTCAA TCCCTTGCCCAGAGCCAGGATGAGTTTGTGGAGTACCTGCTGGAGATCCAGTACCAGGCGGAAGCGATCCATCAGCTGATGGAAGGTACGTTTGACAATGTGCGCTTCTCGATGAGCGACCAGCTGATCGAACTGAACCGCCAGCTGATCGAGCGCATGAACTCGGCTCTCGAGGAAATCGAAGAAATCCGTGAGGATACCGAAGCGTTCGTTGGTGAATCGTCTGCACCGGCTGCCTGTGTCGATGTGGCCGTCGCCAACTGGGAAATCGAGATCGATTGGGCCGGCCAGGCGTTGTCTCGTTGTGCCAGCGAAGCTAACGTTCAGATCACCTCGCGTACTGCCGATGTCCACGCCGCTCTGGAGGCTGCCCAGATTGCGTCGACCGAGCTGCAGAACATCGTTGTCCGTGGCTTCATTGACTGGAATGCCATCGACTACACGGAACAGATCTCGTCCATCGTTGGTGCCCAGATTGAGGAGAAGTACGACTACTTCACGCGCATCACTACGCCCGCCATCGAGCGTGCCCTGCAGGGTGTGTTCGATCTGGACGACAATCTGCTGCCGGAGATTCTGACCTGCGTCAACCGTGGCGTCGAGCGTTTCAGCAACTACGGCCGTGTGATCCGTGACACTCTGTTCTTCTGCTCGCAGTAA
- the LOC126568890 gene encoding uncharacterized protein LOC126568890, producing the protein MKTVFVCLLLALAGQSLAQSQDEFVEYLLEIQSRAEAVHQSMEDTFDNIRFSMSEALIDLNRQLIERMNSALEEIDEVREDTEAFVGESSAPAACVDVVVANWEREIEWAGEALSSCASQANVQIVSRTAEVHAALEAAQIASTELQNIVVRGFIDWNAIDATEELADVVGAQIEERDSYFRLITHPALERVLEDVLELDDNLLPEILTCVNRGVERFSSYGQVIRDTLSFCSQ; encoded by the exons ATGAAGACCGTTTTcgtgtgcctgctgctggctttggCCGGTCAA TCCCTTGCCCAGAGCCAGGATGAGTTTGTGGAGTATCTGCTGGAGATCCAGAGCCGGGCGGAAGCTGTCCATCAGTCGATGGAGGATACGTTCGACAATATCCGCTTCTCGATGAGCGAAGCGTTGATTGATCTGAACCGTCAGCTGATCGAGCGCATGAACTCGGCTCTCGAGGAGATCGATGAGGTTCGTGAGGATACCGAAGCGTTCGTTGGTGAATCGTCTGCACCGGCTGCCTGTGTCGATGTTGTCGTCGCTAATTGGGAACGTGAGATCGAATGGGCCGGTGAGGCGCTGTCTAGCTGTGCCAGCCAAGCTAATGTGCAGATCGTTTCGCGTACTGCCGAAGTCCACGCCGCTCTGGAGGCTGCCCAGATTGCTTCGACCGAGCTGCAGAACATCGTTGTCCGTGGATTCATTGACTGGAACGCTATCGATGCGACGGAAGAGCTTGCGGATGTCGTCGGTGCCCAGATTGAGGAGAGAGACAGCTACTTCCGACTGATCACCCATCCCGCCCTCGAGCGCGTCCTGGAGGATGTCCTGGAGCTGGATGACAATCTGCTGCCGGAGATCCTGACCTGCGTTAACCGTGGCGTTGAGCGTTTCAGCAGCTACGGCCAGGTGATCCGTGACACTCTGTCGTTCTGCTCGCAATAA